The DNA window TTGTAAATCCCTTATCATTAGTCTTTGATAATTACTCTTCGTAGTTAAACTATCTTATCTAGATATGTATTTATTATGATATTGGAGAATATAATTTTGCGACAAAAATTCATAGGTAAATCACATGTCCTCAAGTCATGGATTTGAATTTTTACAATCGGAATCGTTAAATAGTTTTAAcccattaaaataatttaattgacaaATCGGTACATAAAAGACCAAATATCATGAGTTCAATTCTCATATGCTGATGAGATCATCTGCTACAGATCTCACATGTTCCATATATTTTCTCtcaaagttattttaaaaaacatatatatttattaatttgcgTCAACCTTGAGAGTGGGAACATGTGGAATTGGTAATAGATGATCCCAATTTTCTCAAATGTTATAAGAGACCAAATATCAAAGAGTCGTtctaattttttacatttttttaaggtGTAACTAGTTTTGTATGTGTAGTGAATCCTTTCAAATGTATTAGAAAGATCTCAATTTATAAGATCTATAATATGTCTTTATACTACATTATCCCATTTGGTAAGAACTCTTTTAGCACTTGAGATGAGGTTATAGATTTCGAGTTTATACTACTATAATTGTTATAGATTTCCTCACTaaggaaaataattaataacatgAGAAAATGTGGACCATGAATCATATGAATTAAtaacaaattacaaaattaaaggAAATGATCTATTTTGATAGAAAATCTAAACTTATTTTAAGAAGAAATGTTTGAAACCCTAAAACCAATTCAATTTACTTTACAATCTATATAACAAACCACCATTCaattcaacaatatatatatataaagaaactagatagtaataatatattattattctaattacacataattaatcaccattaaaaaaaaaaaaaaacttaaaatacaaATGACTGGTACAGATCATGATAGATCAATCAATGATGCATGATCAAATTCAACaagtaataaaaattcaaatcttctgCAGCTTATCTGCCTTAACCAAAGGATTCTCCTTAGCAATCACAAATCTTCCAGCCGATTTATAATCAAACGAACAACTATGCCTTTCTGGGTACCGATGAACCCCGCAGAAAGTCGATCCACAACGACAACCAAATCCAGTCAAACCCACCTTTTTCCGACAGGAAAAACACCTGTTCGTGGTCAACGCCGCGGTAAATTCCTTGACCGGCGGCGAATTAGCGAGAACCACGACCGGATCTGGTTTGTCTATGGGTAAAAGGGTCGTCGGCGGCGAGGTGGATGAAGATGAGGAAGGTAGGAGAGAGATTTCAACGGCGGATTTGGCTGATTTGGCTTGATTATCTTTGATTTGATGATCTCTATAACATTTAGAACAGAGATTTAGAGTTGCTGGGGTAGCGGAGAAACCGCAGTTGTTTGCGCAGAGACGGTGGTCTTCTGGGGATTGAAATTCTTGTTCTTCGGCCATGG is part of the Impatiens glandulifera chromosome 1, dImpGla2.1, whole genome shotgun sequence genome and encodes:
- the LOC124915540 gene encoding zinc finger A20 and AN1 domain-containing stress-associated protein 6-like — protein: MAEEQEFQSPEDHRLCANNCGFSATPATLNLCSKCYRDHQIKDNQAKSAKSAVEISLLPSSSSSTSPPTTLLPIDKPDPVVVLANSPPVKEFTAALTTNRCFSCRKKVGLTGFGCRCGSTFCGVHRYPERHSCSFDYKSAGRFVIAKENPLVKADKLQKI